A window of Tripterygium wilfordii isolate XIE 37 chromosome 7, ASM1340144v1, whole genome shotgun sequence contains these coding sequences:
- the LOC120002549 gene encoding NAC domain-containing protein 2-like, with the protein MDDLLRRQNRAGLTDALFLNTCSEHAAASPRYEEICVKQISIMIFITGMASHSNASDSNSNSNPPPLPNMPPHVAFTLFDAAGEEHELILPSGYHFVPKDDDLILFYLHNKIIDQKDYLTVMTEMDLYNHDPDQIPNDEFKYGQMNDEAYYFTEIDEEYLTKSSQSRATNNGVWKKIEEDEDIVHNDEVIGFKKILAFYWRGNVEPTDWSMHEYRVNPASSQFELLDENAREKMKRYVLCKIKKVTDEPN; encoded by the exons ATGGATGACCTCTTGAGAAGACAGAATCGTGCGGGTCTGACTGATGCTCTGTTTCTCAA CACATGCTCTGAGCATGCTGCTGCGAGTCCAAGATATGAAGAGATTTGTGTGAAACAGATTTCAATCATGATTTTCATAACTG GCATGGCCAGTCACTCAAATGCTTCAGATTCAAACTCAAACTCAAACCCTCCTCCACTCCCTAACATGCCTCCGCACGTCGCATTCACTCTATTTGATGCAGCTGGAGAAGAACATGAACTGATATTGCCATCAGGGTATCATTTTGTGCCGAAGGATGATGATCTGATTTTGTTCTACCTCCACAACAAGATCATTGATCAAAAAGATTACCTGACTGTCATGACAGAGATGGATCTGTATAATCATGACCCTGATCAAATCCCAAATg ATGAGTTCAAGTATGGCCAAATGAACGATGAAGCATACTATTTCACAGAAATAGATGAAGAATACTTAACCAAGTCGTCACAAAGCCGAGCCACAAACAACGGTGTCTGGAAAAAGATCGAAGAGGACGAAGATATTGTTCACAATGATGAAGTGATTGGATTCAAGAAAATTCTGGCTTTTTATTGGAGAGGAAATGTTGAACCAACAGATTGGAGTATGCATGAGTATAGAGTCAATCCTGCATCGTCTCAGTTCGAATTGCTCGATGAAAATGCTAGGGAAAAG ATGAAAAGGTATGTATTATGCAAAATTAAGAAGGTGACTGATGAGCCCAATTGA
- the LOC120001703 gene encoding subtilisin-like protease SBT3.9 isoform X1, with the protein MASAIVSVLVFAVLLYGCLLVSATTNVYIVYLGETPHDEIELIQDSHHELLSKILGSKEAAEESILYNYKHGFSGFAAVLTESHAKLIADLPGVVRVLPNRIFSLQTTRSWDFLQVKPHFLDGILGKRHWGVGSIIGVLDTGVWPESLSFNDEGIGEIPRRWKGKCEKGEQFNTSNCNRKIIGARWYVKGYEAEFGKLDTSDGFEYLSPRDAAGHGTHTASTAAGALIGNASFMGLAQGLARGGAPSAWIAIYKVCWATGGCSSADLLAAFDDAIFDGVDVLSASLGSSPPLPAYVEDPLAIGSFHAVAKGISVVCSAGNSGPYRQTVINTAPWIVTVAASTIDRAFPTVITLGNNQTLQGQAFYTGKHVNQFYPIVYGQDIAASEEDEDAASNCDSGSLNAALARGKVIICFQSPSQKTAATAIRTVLRVQGAGLIFAQFPSKDVTISSYIPCVHVDFTIGTYLLSYMDASSNPMVKFSLTKTTIGQQISPEVAFFSARGPSSLSPSVLKPDIAAPGVNILASWSPASSVSDPVNFKIESGTSMACPHISGIVALLKAIHPTWSPAAIKSALITTASLVDVYGQTIVAEGAPHKVADPFDYGGGQVNPNKALNPGLIYDMGTSDYIQFLCSMGYNDTAISRLMTNTSTSCGKSNNFLISLNLPSITIPDLKGKLTVSRTVTNVGPVNSVYTARVQAPAGTYVRVKPSVLHFNSRVKEMKFKVTFSSKLRIQGRYSFGYLFWENASHVVRIPLIVRIVMDEFCAET; encoded by the exons ATGGCTTCAGCCATTGTTTCTGTTCTCGTTTTTGCTGTGTTACTGTATGGGTGTCTTCTTGTAAGTGCTACCACCAAT GTTTATATTGTGTATTTGGGAGAGACACCCCACGATGAAATCGAGCTGATTCAGGACTCACACCATGAGCTTCTCTCCAAGATTCTTGGAAG CAAAGAAGCTGCTGAGGAATCGATTCTGTACAATTACAAGCATGGATTTTCTGGGTTTGCTGCTGTATTGACAGAGTCTCATGCCAAGCTTATTGCAG ATCTCCCGGGAGTTGTCCGCGTTCTTCCAAATAGAATTTTTAGTTTGCAGACGACTAGAAGTTGGGATTTTCTGCAAGTGAAGCCTCATTTTCTTGATGGAATTCTCGGGAAGAGGCATTGGGGTGTTGGATCAATTATTGGCGTCCTGGATACTG GTGTATGGCCTGAATCCCTAAGCTTCAACGATGAGGGCATAGGAGAGATTCCACGTCGATGGAAAGGGAAATGCGAGAAAGGAGAACAATTTAATACATCCAATTGTAATAG AAAAATTATTGGTGCTCGTTGGTATGTCAAAGGATATGAAGCTGAATTTGGGAAGTTAGATACAAGTGATGGTTTCGAATACTTATCTCCTCGGGATGCTGCAGGCCATGGGACTCACACTGCATCTACTGCAGCCGGTGCTTTGATAGGAAATGCAAGCTTTATGGGACTAGCCCAAGGATTGGCAAGAGGTGGTGCTCCATCTGCTTGGATAGCAATCTACAAGGTTTGCTGGGCTACTGGTGGTTGTAGCTCTGCAGACCTCCTTGCTGCATTTGATGATGCAATCTTTGATGGCGTGGATGTGCTTTCAGCCTCTCTTGGCTCATCACCTCCACTTCCTGCTTATGTTGAGGATCCATTAGCTATTGGTTCATTCCATGCTGTGGCGAAAGGGATATCTGTGGTCTGCTCTGCGGGAAATTCTGGTCCTTATCGTCAAACTGTAATAAATACAGCTCCATGGATTGTTACTGTTGCTGCAAGCACCATAGATAGAGCTTTTCCTACTGTGATTACGCTGGGGAACAATCAAACTCTTCAG GGTCAGGCTTTTTATACAGGGAAACATGTGAATCAGTTTTACCCCATTGTGTATGGTCAAGACATTGCAGCTTCTGAGGAAGACGAAGATGCTGCAAG TAATTGTGATTCGGGAAGCCTGAATGCTGCTTTAGCAAGAGGAAAAGTAATTATCTGCTTCCAATCTCCGTCACAGAAGACTGCTGCCACTGCTATAAGGACCGTACTAAGAGTTCAAGGTGCTGGTCTCATCTTTGCACAGTTTCCAAGTAAAGATGTCACCATCTCCTCGTATATTCCTTGTGTACATGTGGACTTTACTATTGGAACATATCTTCTCTCATATATGGATGCAAGCAG TAATCCCATGGTCAAGTTTAGCTTGACTAAGACGACCATTGGGCAACAGATATCGCCTGAAGTGGCATTCTTCTCTGCTCGAGGACCAAGTTCCCTTTCACCCTCCGTGCTTAAG CCTGACATTGCTGCTCCCGGTGTGAATATCTTGGCATCATGGTCCCCAGCTTCTTCCGTTTCTGATCCAGTCAACTTCAAAATTGAGTCGGGAACCTCCATGGCTTGCCCCCATATTTCTGGCATTGTAGCTCTTCTGAAAGCTATCCATCCAACATGGAGCCCTGCAGCTATCAAATCTGCACTAATCACAACAG CTTCTCTGGTGGATGTATATGGCCAAACTATCGTGGCCGAGGGAGCTCCTCACAAGGTGGCTGATCCATTTGACTATGGAGGTGGTCAAGTTAACCCTAACAAAGCCCTAAATCCTGGTCTCATTTATGACATGGGAACATCAGATTATATCCAGTTTCTTTGTTCAATGGGGTACAATGACACTGCCATCAGCCGCTTGATGACTAACACTAGCACTTCATGTGGTAAATCAAACAATTTCCTCATAAGTCTTAATCTGCCTTCTATCACCATTCCTGACCTGAAAGGAAAGTTGACTGTTTCAAGAACGGTGACCAATGTTGGCCCCGTAAATTCTGTCTACACCGCTCGTGTTCAAGCCCCCGCTGGTACTTATGTGAGAGTTAAACCATCTGTTTTGCATTTCAATTCAAGGGTAAAGGAGATGAAGTTCAAGGTAACATTTTCGTCCAAGTTAAGAATTCAGGGAAGATACTCATTTGGATATCTGTTCTGGGAAAATGCTTCACATGTAGTTAGGATACCTTTGATTGTGAGAATTGTAATGGACGAATTTTGTGCAGAAACATGA
- the LOC120001703 gene encoding subtilisin-like protease SBT3.9 isoform X2 — protein sequence MASAIVSVLVFAVLLYGCLLVSATTNVYIVYLGETPHDEIELIQDSHHELLSKILGSKEAAEESILYNYKHGFSGFAAVLTESHAKLIADLPGVVRVLPNRIFSLQTTRSWDFLQVKPHFLDGILGKRHWGVGSIIGVLDTGVWPESLSFNDEGIGEIPRRWKGKCEKGEQFNTSNCNRKIIGARWYVKGYEAEFGKLDTSDGFEYLSPRDAAGHGTHTASTAAGALIGNASFMGLAQGLARGGAPSAWIAIYKVCWATGGCSSADLLAAFDDAIFDGVDVLSASLGSSPPLPAYVEDPLAIGSFHAVAKGISVVCSAGNSGPYRQTVINTAPWIVTVAASTIDRAFPTVITLGNNQTLQAFYTGKHVNQFYPIVYGQDIAASEEDEDAASNCDSGSLNAALARGKVIICFQSPSQKTAATAIRTVLRVQGAGLIFAQFPSKDVTISSYIPCVHVDFTIGTYLLSYMDASSNPMVKFSLTKTTIGQQISPEVAFFSARGPSSLSPSVLKPDIAAPGVNILASWSPASSVSDPVNFKIESGTSMACPHISGIVALLKAIHPTWSPAAIKSALITTASLVDVYGQTIVAEGAPHKVADPFDYGGGQVNPNKALNPGLIYDMGTSDYIQFLCSMGYNDTAISRLMTNTSTSCGKSNNFLISLNLPSITIPDLKGKLTVSRTVTNVGPVNSVYTARVQAPAGTYVRVKPSVLHFNSRVKEMKFKVTFSSKLRIQGRYSFGYLFWENASHVVRIPLIVRIVMDEFCAET from the exons ATGGCTTCAGCCATTGTTTCTGTTCTCGTTTTTGCTGTGTTACTGTATGGGTGTCTTCTTGTAAGTGCTACCACCAAT GTTTATATTGTGTATTTGGGAGAGACACCCCACGATGAAATCGAGCTGATTCAGGACTCACACCATGAGCTTCTCTCCAAGATTCTTGGAAG CAAAGAAGCTGCTGAGGAATCGATTCTGTACAATTACAAGCATGGATTTTCTGGGTTTGCTGCTGTATTGACAGAGTCTCATGCCAAGCTTATTGCAG ATCTCCCGGGAGTTGTCCGCGTTCTTCCAAATAGAATTTTTAGTTTGCAGACGACTAGAAGTTGGGATTTTCTGCAAGTGAAGCCTCATTTTCTTGATGGAATTCTCGGGAAGAGGCATTGGGGTGTTGGATCAATTATTGGCGTCCTGGATACTG GTGTATGGCCTGAATCCCTAAGCTTCAACGATGAGGGCATAGGAGAGATTCCACGTCGATGGAAAGGGAAATGCGAGAAAGGAGAACAATTTAATACATCCAATTGTAATAG AAAAATTATTGGTGCTCGTTGGTATGTCAAAGGATATGAAGCTGAATTTGGGAAGTTAGATACAAGTGATGGTTTCGAATACTTATCTCCTCGGGATGCTGCAGGCCATGGGACTCACACTGCATCTACTGCAGCCGGTGCTTTGATAGGAAATGCAAGCTTTATGGGACTAGCCCAAGGATTGGCAAGAGGTGGTGCTCCATCTGCTTGGATAGCAATCTACAAGGTTTGCTGGGCTACTGGTGGTTGTAGCTCTGCAGACCTCCTTGCTGCATTTGATGATGCAATCTTTGATGGCGTGGATGTGCTTTCAGCCTCTCTTGGCTCATCACCTCCACTTCCTGCTTATGTTGAGGATCCATTAGCTATTGGTTCATTCCATGCTGTGGCGAAAGGGATATCTGTGGTCTGCTCTGCGGGAAATTCTGGTCCTTATCGTCAAACTGTAATAAATACAGCTCCATGGATTGTTACTGTTGCTGCAAGCACCATAGATAGAGCTTTTCCTACTGTGATTACGCTGGGGAACAATCAAACTCTTCAG GCTTTTTATACAGGGAAACATGTGAATCAGTTTTACCCCATTGTGTATGGTCAAGACATTGCAGCTTCTGAGGAAGACGAAGATGCTGCAAG TAATTGTGATTCGGGAAGCCTGAATGCTGCTTTAGCAAGAGGAAAAGTAATTATCTGCTTCCAATCTCCGTCACAGAAGACTGCTGCCACTGCTATAAGGACCGTACTAAGAGTTCAAGGTGCTGGTCTCATCTTTGCACAGTTTCCAAGTAAAGATGTCACCATCTCCTCGTATATTCCTTGTGTACATGTGGACTTTACTATTGGAACATATCTTCTCTCATATATGGATGCAAGCAG TAATCCCATGGTCAAGTTTAGCTTGACTAAGACGACCATTGGGCAACAGATATCGCCTGAAGTGGCATTCTTCTCTGCTCGAGGACCAAGTTCCCTTTCACCCTCCGTGCTTAAG CCTGACATTGCTGCTCCCGGTGTGAATATCTTGGCATCATGGTCCCCAGCTTCTTCCGTTTCTGATCCAGTCAACTTCAAAATTGAGTCGGGAACCTCCATGGCTTGCCCCCATATTTCTGGCATTGTAGCTCTTCTGAAAGCTATCCATCCAACATGGAGCCCTGCAGCTATCAAATCTGCACTAATCACAACAG CTTCTCTGGTGGATGTATATGGCCAAACTATCGTGGCCGAGGGAGCTCCTCACAAGGTGGCTGATCCATTTGACTATGGAGGTGGTCAAGTTAACCCTAACAAAGCCCTAAATCCTGGTCTCATTTATGACATGGGAACATCAGATTATATCCAGTTTCTTTGTTCAATGGGGTACAATGACACTGCCATCAGCCGCTTGATGACTAACACTAGCACTTCATGTGGTAAATCAAACAATTTCCTCATAAGTCTTAATCTGCCTTCTATCACCATTCCTGACCTGAAAGGAAAGTTGACTGTTTCAAGAACGGTGACCAATGTTGGCCCCGTAAATTCTGTCTACACCGCTCGTGTTCAAGCCCCCGCTGGTACTTATGTGAGAGTTAAACCATCTGTTTTGCATTTCAATTCAAGGGTAAAGGAGATGAAGTTCAAGGTAACATTTTCGTCCAAGTTAAGAATTCAGGGAAGATACTCATTTGGATATCTGTTCTGGGAAAATGCTTCACATGTAGTTAGGATACCTTTGATTGTGAGAATTGTAATGGACGAATTTTGTGCAGAAACATGA